The Streptomyces camelliae genome window below encodes:
- a CDS encoding alkaline phosphatase family protein, with amino-acid sequence MDGLRYDRLPLPRPPAGGTPVSLRSPSHAPVLHGLMAAGAHGTSLLPYGEADGQAEGGPSTSMAYTDSGPGWSSVLTGVWPDRHGVTGNDFTGADYARYPDFLSRARTARPGLRTAAAVSWPELVRRGALGTAIGHRVHYDGESDGYETADRLVARTAERWLTEEDPDAVFVYFGATDEAGHATGPLSPAYDDALLTQDTHLGRLLDAIAARADEHWTVLVTTDHGHLDSGGHGGDTRAEQEVFVILAEPDPGSTRLDTPRLVDIAPTVLDRLGIPVDPAWGLQGRPLPRPTPPPTPEWS; translated from the coding sequence ATGGACGGGCTGCGCTACGACCGGCTGCCCCTCCCCCGGCCTCCGGCCGGCGGGACCCCCGTCTCGCTTCGCTCGCCGTCCCACGCACCCGTGCTGCACGGCCTGATGGCCGCCGGCGCCCACGGCACCAGCCTGCTGCCGTACGGCGAGGCGGACGGGCAGGCCGAGGGCGGGCCGTCGACCAGCATGGCCTACACCGACTCCGGGCCCGGCTGGTCGAGCGTGCTGACCGGGGTGTGGCCCGACCGACACGGGGTGACCGGCAACGACTTCACCGGCGCCGACTACGCCCGCTACCCCGACTTCCTCAGCCGTGCCCGCACCGCCCGCCCCGGTCTGCGCACCGCGGCCGCGGTGTCCTGGCCGGAGCTGGTCCGCCGCGGCGCCCTCGGCACCGCCATCGGCCACCGGGTGCACTACGACGGCGAGTCCGACGGCTACGAGACCGCGGACCGCCTGGTCGCCCGCACCGCCGAACGCTGGCTCACCGAGGAGGACCCGGACGCCGTGTTCGTGTACTTCGGCGCCACCGACGAGGCCGGCCACGCCACGGGCCCCCTCTCCCCCGCCTACGACGACGCCCTCTTGACCCAGGACACCCACCTCGGGCGGCTGCTGGACGCGATCGCCGCACGCGCCGACGAGCACTGGACCGTGCTCGTCACCACCGACCACGGCCACCTCGACTCCGGCGGCCACGGCGGCGACACCCGTGCCGAACAGGAGGTCTTCGTGATCCTCGCCGAGCCCGACCCCGGCTCCACCCGGCTCGACACACCCCGCCTCGTCGACATCGCCCCCACCGTCCTGGACCGTCTCGGCATCCCCGTCGACCCCGCCTGGGGCCTGCAGGGCCGCCCCCTGCCCCGGCCCACCCCACCACCGACTCCGGAATGGTCATGA
- a CDS encoding IclR family transcriptional regulator, whose translation MSELSAADRLLAVLGAFDHEHPALSLTDISRRAGLSLTTAHRLTGALTAWGALERDTSGVYHVGLRLWEVAALAPRGLGLRQLALPYLEDLYEATHENVQLAVRDGREVVYVEWLQGRSAVGVHIRIGARWPLHATGVGLVLLAHADPVFQEEYCAGPLASFTPYTLTDPALLRRTLAEVRRAGVAVSERQVTEDALSVAAAVRGAGGEVVAAVSVVVPRAGAQVPALAPAVRLAGRGISRALGWRPERPER comes from the coding sequence GTGAGCGAACTCTCCGCCGCCGACCGGTTGCTGGCCGTGCTCGGCGCGTTCGACCACGAGCATCCCGCCCTGTCGCTGACCGACATCAGCCGCCGGGCCGGGCTCAGTCTGACCACCGCGCACCGGCTGACGGGCGCGCTGACGGCCTGGGGCGCGCTGGAGCGGGACACCTCCGGGGTCTACCACGTGGGCCTGCGGCTGTGGGAGGTGGCCGCGCTCGCCCCGCGCGGGCTCGGCCTGCGCCAGCTGGCACTGCCGTATCTGGAGGATCTGTACGAGGCGACGCACGAGAACGTGCAGCTGGCCGTGCGGGACGGACGCGAGGTCGTCTACGTCGAGTGGCTGCAGGGACGTTCGGCGGTGGGCGTGCACATCCGGATCGGGGCGCGCTGGCCGCTGCACGCCACCGGGGTCGGGCTCGTCCTCCTCGCGCACGCCGACCCGGTGTTCCAGGAGGAGTACTGCGCCGGGCCGCTCGCCTCCTTCACCCCGTACACGCTCACCGATCCGGCGCTGCTGCGGCGCACGCTCGCCGAAGTCCGCCGCGCGGGTGTGGCGGTGAGTGAGCGTCAGGTGACGGAGGACGCGCTGTCCGTCGCGGCGGCGGTGCGCGGTGCGGGCGGGGAGGTGGTCGCGGCGGTGTCGGTGGTGGTGCCCCGGGCGGGCGCCCAGGTGCCGGCGCTGGCCCCGGCGGTCCGGCTGGCCGGCCGGGGCATCTCCCGCGCCCTGGGCTGGCGGCCGGAGCGGCCCGAGCGCTGA
- a CDS encoding sugar ABC transporter permease: protein MPGRLGGPGPARFRPRRTPPAGSVPPRRRGPLSYWRQYLAISPFYLVFLAFSFFPVFYSLYLAFQHWDGLGTMRFVGLQQFRFLWKDPVFWLSVRNTLVIWVLSTVPTLFGALVLATLLHSVRRFKGFYRIALYVPNVTSIVAVSIFFGAVFSDNFGLVNAILGMVGISPVPWLSNPWLIKLVIALLMTWMWTGYNMIIYLAGLQAIPTQIYEAAKLDGAGPVRTFFQITLPVMRPIILFTVVISTINGLQSFSEPQVLFASNAANANLGGPGQAGLTTLLYFYQSAFLNNDYGYGAAIVWAFFVLIMVLVVVNWRIVQRGRKS from the coding sequence TTGCCCGGGCGCCTCGGCGGGCCGGGCCCGGCCCGCTTCCGCCCGCGGCGCACGCCACCGGCGGGCAGCGTGCCGCCCAGGCGTCGCGGGCCGCTGTCGTACTGGCGGCAGTACCTGGCGATCTCGCCCTTCTACCTGGTCTTCCTCGCCTTCTCGTTCTTCCCTGTCTTCTATTCGCTGTATCTGGCCTTCCAGCACTGGGACGGCCTGGGCACCATGCGGTTCGTGGGCCTGCAGCAGTTCCGGTTCCTGTGGAAGGACCCGGTCTTCTGGCTGTCGGTCCGCAACACCCTGGTGATCTGGGTCCTGTCCACCGTTCCCACCCTGTTCGGCGCGCTGGTCCTGGCGACGCTGCTGCACTCGGTGCGCCGCTTCAAGGGCTTCTACCGCATCGCCCTCTACGTGCCGAACGTCACCTCGATCGTCGCCGTGTCGATCTTCTTCGGCGCGGTGTTCAGCGACAACTTCGGCCTGGTCAACGCGATCCTCGGCATGGTCGGCATCTCGCCCGTCCCGTGGCTGAGCAATCCGTGGCTGATCAAACTGGTCATCGCGCTGCTGATGACCTGGATGTGGACCGGCTACAACATGATCATCTACCTGGCCGGCCTCCAGGCCATCCCCACGCAGATCTACGAGGCGGCGAAGCTGGACGGCGCCGGGCCCGTGCGTACCTTCTTCCAGATCACCCTGCCGGTCATGCGGCCCATCATCCTGTTCACCGTCGTCATCTCGACCATCAACGGTCTGCAGAGCTTCAGCGAACCCCAGGTCCTGTTCGCCAGCAACGCCGCCAACGCGAACCTCGGCGGCCCCGGCCAGGCCGGCCTGACCACGCTGCTGTACTTCTACCAGTCGGCCTTCCTCAACAACGACTACGGCTACGGCGCGGCCATCGTGTGGGCCTTCTTCGTACTGATCATGGTGCTGGTCGTCGTCAACTGGCGCATCGTGCAGCGCGGGAGGAAGTCATGA
- a CDS encoding glycoside hydrolase family 2 TIM barrel-domain containing protein, whose amino-acid sequence MTDVLPADPLISLRPWEAPEVTSWGRLPMNAVDRRSDALSLDGDWHFQLLPAPDAQVSDVWSSAHVPGVWTMQDTDDRPQYTNVRMPYTEFPPQSPAANPTGVYEREVDVPGEWTGRRIVLQVGAAESVLLVHVDGRPAGISKDSHLAAEFDLTDVVRPGERSVVRLTVVKWSDASHIEDQDQWWHGGVTRSVLLYATDPLHLADVSVRAGFDGELRVDCRVRDARGALPDGWYVSGELEGRLLAQDDEFDRVNVEDERVSDFLGEARIHTTVPEVRTWNAETPELYGLTVRLHRADGTVADTSQHRIGFRDVRIVGRDLLINGERVFIRGVNRHDFHPLTGRTVSYDDMRADLVLLKRFGFNAIRTSHYPNDPALYDLADELGFYVVDEADIEAHDHAHEIADDPRYLNAFVDRVSRMVLRDKNHPSVIVWSLGNESDYGANHDAAAGWVRRHDPTRPIQYEGAAKLDWAATDDCSDIACPMYAPLEDCVAHALSGRQTRPLIQCEYSHAMGNSNGTLADLWAAIESTPGLQGGFIWEFWDHGILQRVNDGRPVGRGGAGLYDNGVAAPGHRWAYGGDFGETIHDGAFIADGVVFPDRTPKPALYEHREIAAPVRIECFKHEGIVLGNHQHFRGLDWLTGEWELSLADGRTLTAPAELPDLRPGETAAVPLPFEVPRDGGEAWLTLRVTVAEDQPWAPRGTEVCVPQVRLRGPDAAEDAHVDRPVEVDGEGLLIHPLLAAAPTLSLWRAPTDNDELGGMAERWRAWGLDSLVRKVVSVREDGGRVTVEAEYAGTVGVVTHRQVFTRVEGGVRIDEQAELPEQFDDVARVGTVFETTPGLDLLEWFGQGPWESYPDRSAGAPVGHHSLPVDALFTPYLRPQESGGRHGVRQFTLSAPDATGLVVVLDEPRQISVTRYRAEDLTTAAHHDELMPRPGCVVHIDAAHRGLGTASCGPDTFPSYRIAPGIHRWSWTLRVL is encoded by the coding sequence ATGACCGACGTACTCCCCGCCGATCCCCTGATCTCCCTCCGCCCCTGGGAGGCCCCCGAGGTGACCTCCTGGGGGCGCCTCCCCATGAACGCCGTCGACCGGCGGTCCGACGCCCTCTCCCTGGACGGCGACTGGCACTTCCAGCTGCTTCCCGCTCCGGACGCACAGGTGTCCGATGTGTGGTCGTCGGCACACGTTCCGGGTGTCTGGACCATGCAGGACACGGACGACCGTCCGCAGTACACAAACGTCCGTATGCCGTATACAGAATTCCCTCCGCAGTCGCCCGCCGCCAACCCGACGGGCGTGTACGAGCGCGAGGTGGACGTGCCCGGCGAGTGGACCGGGCGTCGGATCGTGCTGCAGGTCGGGGCCGCCGAGAGCGTGCTGCTCGTGCACGTGGACGGGCGGCCCGCCGGCATCTCCAAGGACTCCCACCTGGCCGCCGAGTTCGACCTCACGGATGTCGTACGTCCCGGCGAGCGGTCGGTCGTACGGCTGACCGTGGTGAAGTGGTCCGACGCCTCGCACATCGAGGACCAGGACCAGTGGTGGCACGGGGGCGTGACGCGGTCGGTACTGCTGTACGCGACCGACCCGCTGCACCTGGCCGACGTGAGCGTGCGAGCCGGGTTCGACGGCGAGCTGCGCGTCGACTGCCGGGTGCGGGACGCGCGCGGGGCGCTGCCCGACGGGTGGTACGTCAGCGGCGAACTGGAGGGTCGACTCCTCGCCCAGGACGACGAGTTCGACCGCGTCAACGTCGAGGACGAACGCGTCTCCGACTTCCTCGGCGAGGCCCGGATCCACACCACGGTCCCCGAGGTGCGCACCTGGAACGCCGAGACGCCCGAGCTGTACGGCCTCACCGTCCGCCTGCACCGCGCCGACGGGACGGTCGCCGACACCTCGCAGCACCGTATCGGTTTCCGGGACGTCCGGATCGTCGGCCGGGACCTGCTGATCAACGGTGAGCGGGTGTTCATCCGGGGCGTGAACCGGCACGACTTCCATCCGCTGACGGGCCGGACGGTGTCGTACGACGACATGCGCGCGGATCTCGTGCTGCTGAAGCGTTTCGGCTTCAACGCGATCCGCACCTCGCACTACCCGAACGATCCGGCGCTGTACGACCTCGCCGACGAACTCGGCTTCTACGTCGTGGACGAGGCGGACATCGAGGCGCACGACCATGCCCACGAGATCGCCGACGACCCGCGCTATCTGAACGCCTTCGTGGACCGGGTCTCGCGGATGGTGCTGCGCGACAAGAACCACCCGTCGGTCATCGTCTGGTCGCTGGGCAACGAGTCCGACTACGGCGCGAACCACGACGCGGCCGCGGGCTGGGTACGGCGGCACGATCCGACGCGGCCGATCCAGTACGAGGGTGCCGCCAAGCTCGACTGGGCGGCCACGGACGACTGCTCCGACATCGCCTGCCCGATGTACGCCCCGCTGGAGGACTGCGTCGCCCACGCCCTGTCGGGCCGGCAGACCAGGCCGCTCATCCAGTGCGAGTACTCCCACGCGATGGGCAACAGCAACGGCACCCTCGCGGACCTTTGGGCGGCCATCGAGTCAACGCCAGGTCTTCAGGGCGGGTTCATCTGGGAGTTCTGGGACCACGGCATTCTCCAGCGTGTGAACGACGGCAGACCGGTCGGGCGTGGGGGCGCCGGACTGTATGACAACGGTGTCGCCGCGCCGGGCCACCGCTGGGCGTACGGCGGCGACTTCGGCGAGACCATCCACGACGGCGCGTTCATCGCGGACGGCGTGGTCTTCCCGGACCGCACCCCGAAGCCCGCCCTGTACGAGCACCGGGAGATCGCGGCGCCGGTGCGTATCGAGTGCTTCAAGCACGAGGGCATCGTCCTCGGCAACCACCAGCACTTCCGGGGCCTGGACTGGCTGACCGGCGAGTGGGAGCTGTCCCTGGCCGACGGCCGGACGCTGACCGCACCCGCTGAACTGCCCGATCTGCGGCCCGGCGAGACGGCCGCCGTGCCGCTCCCCTTCGAGGTGCCGCGCGACGGCGGCGAGGCCTGGCTGACGCTGCGGGTGACCGTGGCCGAGGACCAGCCGTGGGCGCCGCGCGGCACCGAGGTGTGCGTGCCGCAGGTCCGGCTGCGCGGGCCCGACGCGGCCGAGGACGCGCACGTGGACCGGCCCGTCGAGGTCGACGGCGAGGGCCTGCTGATCCATCCGCTGCTGGCGGCCGCCCCCACGCTGTCGCTGTGGCGGGCGCCCACCGACAACGACGAGCTGGGCGGCATGGCGGAGCGCTGGCGGGCGTGGGGGCTCGACTCACTCGTCCGCAAGGTCGTGTCGGTGCGCGAGGACGGCGGCCGGGTGACCGTGGAGGCCGAGTACGCAGGCACGGTCGGGGTCGTCACGCACCGGCAGGTGTTCACGCGGGTCGAGGGCGGCGTCCGGATCGACGAACAGGCCGAGCTGCCCGAGCAGTTCGACGACGTGGCGCGGGTCGGCACGGTCTTCGAGACGACCCCGGGCCTCGACCTGCTGGAGTGGTTCGGGCAGGGGCCCTGGGAGTCGTATCCCGACCGGAGCGCGGGAGCGCCCGTCGGCCATCACTCGCTGCCGGTCGACGCGTTGTTCACCCCTTATCTTCGTCCGCAGGAGAGCGGCGGCCGGCACGGCGTACGGCAGTTCACGCTGTCGGCGCCGGACGCCACCGGTCTCGTGGTCGTCCTGGACGAACCGCGGCAGATCTCCGTCACCCGGTACCGGGCCGAGGACCTGACCACCGCGGCGCACCACGACGAGCTCATGCCTCGTCCGGGCTGTGTCGTGCACATCGACGCGGCGCACCGGGGCCTGGGCACGGCCTCGTGCGGCCCCGACACTTTCCCCTCCTACCGCATCGCCCCGGGCATCCACCGCTGGAGCTGGACCCTGCGCGTTCTGTAA
- a CDS encoding LamG-like jellyroll fold domain-containing protein, protein MCTSHDHNQGEAAQAGAARRSFLRATALLGAAATAGLGLPAVAEAAPAGANGWRPDTESRRFTLAVMPDTQYLFDGPSIDKAPVEASLRYLLEQGGESGENIVFLSHLGDLTQNGAQAEFAAISEAFRLLDRRGVGYSVLAGNHDVKSSTDDQRGPTPYLDAFGPQRFQGKPTFGGASSDGYNTYHLFKAAGREWMVLALDWRLSAKGYAWAKDVLAAHPKTPVILTTHELVVEDDQLSTYGRQLWDQLIDDHDQIFLTLNGHYWPAGRATRKNAAGNEVHLHLTNYQNRYFGGAAMIRLYRFDLDRNVIDVETVSPWILGRAAKGLNELERQEIELSGDADRFSVGIDFAERFAGFDPVPARPARPASKMLIRGTAAYWRFDSAVSGTVRDLSGNGNDLTVVSVGGGTLGWSADHHPDQPGHGSLEFTGYKSPLKGAYLQTVDGAPLNAATFKDGYTIEAFYRLPADWDPGHNAWAGLVSRRGTGGAAGKTADDPDEPLATLSLSNDREPQWAMRPLNQEGIATNWGQETPLETWWHLAVVNDGTHTTLYVEGCPVVRNPKASATGIASVGLPWLLGGYTYADKIDQILHGRLGDVRIVSRALPVSSFMTH, encoded by the coding sequence GTGTGTACGTCGCATGACCACAACCAGGGCGAGGCCGCGCAGGCCGGTGCCGCACGACGCAGTTTCCTGAGGGCCACCGCGCTGCTGGGCGCCGCCGCCACGGCCGGGCTCGGCCTGCCGGCCGTCGCCGAGGCGGCTCCCGCGGGCGCGAACGGCTGGCGGCCCGATACCGAGAGCCGTCGCTTCACGCTCGCCGTGATGCCGGACACCCAGTACCTCTTCGACGGGCCCAGCATCGACAAGGCGCCGGTCGAGGCGTCCCTGCGCTATCTGCTGGAGCAGGGCGGCGAATCCGGCGAGAACATCGTCTTCCTCTCCCACCTGGGCGACCTCACCCAGAACGGCGCGCAGGCCGAATTCGCCGCGATCAGCGAGGCGTTCAGGCTGCTGGACCGGCGGGGCGTCGGCTACAGCGTCCTGGCCGGCAACCACGACGTGAAGTCGTCGACGGACGACCAGCGCGGCCCGACACCGTACCTGGACGCGTTCGGGCCGCAGCGTTTCCAGGGCAAGCCGACGTTCGGCGGGGCCTCTTCGGACGGCTACAACACCTACCACCTCTTCAAGGCGGCCGGCCGCGAGTGGATGGTGCTCGCGCTGGACTGGCGGCTGTCGGCGAAGGGGTACGCCTGGGCGAAGGACGTCCTCGCCGCGCACCCGAAGACTCCGGTCATCCTCACCACGCACGAACTCGTCGTCGAGGACGACCAGTTGTCGACGTACGGCCGGCAGTTGTGGGACCAGCTGATCGACGATCACGACCAGATCTTTCTCACCCTCAACGGCCACTACTGGCCGGCGGGCCGCGCGACCCGCAAGAACGCGGCCGGCAACGAGGTGCACCTGCACCTCACCAACTACCAGAACCGCTACTTCGGCGGCGCGGCGATGATCCGCCTGTACCGCTTCGACCTGGACCGGAACGTCATCGACGTGGAGACGGTCTCGCCGTGGATCCTGGGCCGGGCAGCGAAGGGCCTCAACGAGCTGGAGCGGCAGGAGATCGAGCTGAGCGGTGATGCGGACCGCTTCTCGGTCGGCATCGACTTCGCGGAGCGTTTCGCAGGCTTCGACCCGGTACCGGCCCGCCCGGCGCGGCCCGCGTCGAAGATGCTGATCCGGGGCACGGCCGCCTACTGGCGGTTCGACTCGGCCGTCTCCGGCACGGTCCGCGACCTGTCCGGCAACGGCAACGACCTCACCGTCGTCTCGGTGGGCGGCGGCACCCTCGGCTGGTCGGCGGACCACCACCCGGACCAGCCGGGCCACGGCAGCCTGGAGTTCACCGGGTACAAGTCCCCGCTGAAGGGCGCGTACCTCCAGACCGTCGACGGTGCGCCGCTCAACGCGGCGACGTTCAAGGACGGCTACACCATCGAGGCGTTCTACCGTCTGCCGGCCGACTGGGACCCCGGCCACAACGCGTGGGCCGGCCTCGTCAGCCGCAGGGGCACGGGCGGCGCGGCCGGCAAGACCGCCGACGACCCCGACGAGCCGCTGGCCACCCTCTCGTTGTCCAACGACCGCGAGCCGCAGTGGGCGATGCGCCCGCTCAACCAGGAGGGCATCGCCACCAACTGGGGCCAGGAGACGCCGCTGGAGACCTGGTGGCACCTTGCCGTCGTCAACGACGGCACGCACACGACCCTGTACGTCGAGGGCTGTCCGGTCGTCCGCAACCCGAAGGCTTCCGCCACCGGTATCGCCTCGGTCGGACTGCCGTGGCTGCTCGGCGGCTACACGTACGCCGACAAGATCGACCAGATCCTGCACGGCCGCCTCGGCGACGTCCGGATCGTCTCCCGGGCGCTGCCCGTCTCCTCCTTCATGACCCACTGA
- a CDS encoding histidinol-phosphatase, with protein sequence MTEQQLPTWADPSVSPTDLDAQGVSRRGLLRRAGLFGAAFALGSAATPAFASPQHNLGGEDPHLAYLVGDHHVHSVYSHDAKYTFSQQARAAAQYGLDWMVFNEHSNFGHAYYGAKLEHAEILKARAENPRQLIFQGLEWYIPAAEHATVFAAPGPNETELLTRFELAYDGKLLGYTDGSATGTDTARNEAHAVKAIQWLAEQRRTGYVDDVLVLANHPLRLGIDSPHEMRNWRDAGWGGGNEWAPEIVIGMEGAPGAQGAAIPGWRGPASIRGEYENKPSAQSWSGYPADAYLTYGGFDWATATVGGLWDSMLAEGRLFTITSNSDNHRTVFDTWKNGDWAPGRNFDNTGRLPDPVNTDTPQPGSDFWPGEFSRTHVGVTRYGYRAVMAGLRAGRVWVDHGHLLDGLDVRVRRDCDQGPGVTLGGRLRVRAGERITLSVTVTTASRANPHGILPRLAHVDVVRGAVRGPATDRDSWRAPDTTVVHTADVSGRTGTYTLRIPLTAGDESFYVRLRGSDGNRHGAGYLGASVDPHGPVPHEPGNGDPWADTWFYSNPVFVDVTGAR encoded by the coding sequence ATGACCGAGCAGCAGCTGCCCACCTGGGCCGATCCTTCCGTCTCCCCCACCGACCTCGACGCCCAGGGCGTGTCCAGACGCGGGCTCCTGCGCCGCGCGGGCCTGTTCGGTGCCGCGTTCGCGCTCGGGTCGGCGGCGACCCCCGCGTTCGCGTCCCCGCAGCACAACCTGGGCGGGGAGGACCCGCACCTCGCCTACCTGGTCGGCGACCACCACGTCCACTCCGTGTACAGCCACGACGCGAAGTACACGTTCTCCCAGCAGGCCCGGGCCGCCGCGCAGTACGGCCTGGACTGGATGGTGTTCAACGAGCACTCCAACTTCGGGCACGCCTACTACGGCGCGAAGCTGGAGCACGCCGAAATCCTCAAGGCCCGTGCGGAGAACCCGCGTCAGCTGATCTTCCAGGGCCTGGAGTGGTACATCCCGGCCGCCGAGCACGCCACCGTGTTCGCCGCGCCCGGCCCCAACGAGACCGAGCTGCTCACCCGGTTCGAGCTCGCCTACGACGGCAAGCTGCTCGGCTACACCGACGGCTCCGCCACCGGCACGGACACCGCCCGCAACGAGGCCCACGCCGTCAAGGCCATCCAGTGGCTGGCCGAACAGCGCCGCACCGGCTACGTCGACGACGTCCTCGTGCTCGCCAACCACCCCCTGCGCCTCGGCATCGACTCCCCGCACGAGATGCGCAACTGGCGGGACGCAGGGTGGGGCGGCGGGAACGAGTGGGCCCCCGAGATCGTGATCGGCATGGAGGGCGCGCCCGGCGCCCAGGGCGCGGCCATCCCCGGCTGGCGGGGCCCGGCGTCGATCCGCGGCGAGTACGAGAACAAGCCGTCCGCGCAGTCGTGGTCCGGCTATCCGGCCGACGCCTACCTCACCTACGGCGGTTTCGACTGGGCGACCGCGACCGTCGGCGGCCTGTGGGACTCGATGCTCGCCGAGGGCAGGCTGTTCACGATCACCTCCAACTCCGACAACCACCGCACGGTCTTCGACACCTGGAAGAACGGCGACTGGGCGCCCGGCCGGAACTTCGACAACACCGGCAGACTGCCCGACCCGGTGAACACGGACACCCCGCAGCCCGGCAGCGACTTCTGGCCGGGCGAGTTCAGCCGCACCCACGTCGGTGTCACCCGCTACGGCTACCGCGCGGTGATGGCGGGCCTGCGCGCCGGCCGGGTGTGGGTCGACCACGGGCATCTGCTCGACGGGCTCGACGTGCGCGTGCGGCGGGACTGCGACCAGGGCCCGGGCGTCACGCTCGGCGGGCGGCTGCGGGTCCGCGCGGGCGAGCGGATCACGCTGTCGGTGACGGTCACGACGGCCTCCCGCGCCAACCCGCACGGCATCCTGCCGCGCCTCGCGCACGTGGACGTCGTCCGGGGCGCCGTGCGCGGCCCGGCCACCGACCGGGACAGCTGGCGGGCGCCGGACACCACGGTGGTGCACACCGCGGACGTCAGCGGCCGTACCGGCACCTACACCCTGCGCATCCCGCTCACCGCCGGCGACGAGTCGTTCTACGTGCGGCTGCGCGGCAGCGACGGAAACCGGCACGGAGCCGGCTACCTCGGTGCGTCCGTCGACCCGCACGGCCCGGTCCCGCACGAGCCCGGGAACGGCGACCCGTGGGCCGACACCTGGTTCTACTCCAACCCGGTCTTCGTCGACGTGACGGGAGCCCGGTGA
- a CDS encoding carbohydrate ABC transporter permease translates to MTATNTRRSRRPRGLTAHIVLILAVLISVFPFVWTIVMATNTTQDIYKSPPKMTPGSHLLENIRHVLDTIDFFGSMLNTVVVACVTTVLVLFVDSLAAFTFAKFDFPGRRVLFATLLGFMMLPLQLAVLPQFILMSHLGWVGTLQALIPPALANAFGIFWLRQYIEGGVPDELLDAARIDGAGFFRQYWNIVLPMIRPALSFLAIYAFVGAWNDYIWPLVVLTDPGHLTLQVALAQLHVGHTTDYSMVMAGVLMASVPLVIVFTIFARGFIAGATEGAVQGS, encoded by the coding sequence ATGACCGCGACGAACACGAGGCGGTCCCGGCGCCCCAGGGGCCTGACCGCGCACATCGTCCTGATCCTGGCCGTCCTGATCTCGGTCTTCCCGTTCGTGTGGACGATCGTCATGGCGACCAACACCACCCAGGACATCTACAAGAGCCCGCCGAAGATGACCCCCGGTTCGCACCTGCTGGAGAACATCCGGCACGTGCTCGACACCATCGACTTCTTCGGGTCGATGCTCAACACGGTCGTCGTCGCGTGCGTGACCACCGTCCTGGTCCTGTTCGTCGACTCCCTGGCGGCCTTCACCTTCGCCAAGTTCGACTTTCCCGGACGCCGGGTGCTGTTCGCCACGCTGCTGGGGTTCATGATGCTGCCGCTGCAACTGGCCGTCCTGCCGCAGTTCATCCTGATGTCCCACCTCGGCTGGGTCGGCACGCTCCAGGCGCTGATCCCGCCCGCCCTCGCCAACGCCTTCGGCATCTTCTGGCTGCGCCAGTACATCGAGGGCGGCGTGCCGGACGAACTCCTCGACGCCGCGCGCATCGACGGCGCCGGGTTCTTCCGCCAGTACTGGAACATCGTGCTGCCGATGATCAGGCCCGCGCTGTCCTTCCTCGCCATCTACGCCTTCGTCGGCGCCTGGAACGACTACATCTGGCCGCTCGTCGTGCTCACCGACCCGGGCCACCTCACCCTCCAGGTGGCGCTCGCCCAGCTCCACGTCGGCCACACCACCGACTACAGCATGGTCATGGCCGGCGTGCTCATGGCGTCCGTCCCGCTGGTGATCGTCTTCACGATCTTCGCCCGCGGCTTCATCGCGGGGGCCACGGAGGGAGCGGTGCAGGGCAGCTGA